From the Nitrososphaerota archaeon genome, the window TTAGAAGTTTTTCAGCTAAAATTTTATCTTCCTTACTTGGATAAGGATAAAATATATTCAATATCATTTCTTTAGCTATAGAAACTTTAACTATTTCGCATTTATTATTCATACCTACAAGAAATTTAGCTATTTTTTCAGGGTTGCCAATAGTAGCTGATAATCCTATTCTTTGAAAGTTTCTTCCAGTGATTTCAACAAGTCTTTCTAAAGCAACTGAAAGTTGTGTTCCACGCTTATCTGTTGCTAATTCATGTATTTCATCTATAACAACCCATCTTATATTTTTAAGATGTTTTCTTAAAACTTTTCCTGTTAAAACTGCTTGAAGAGTTTCAGGTGTAAGTATTAATATATCTGGAGGGCTAATAGCTTGTATTCTTCTTTCTTTTTGAGCGGTATCTCCATGCCGTACTGAAACTGTAAAATCAAGTTTTCTACACCACCAATCAATCCTTTCAAGAAGATCTCTATTTAAAGCTCTTAAAGGAGTAATATAAATAAGCTTTATACCTGGAATATTTCTTAAAAGAAGCATCTCATTGAATATTGGAAGAAGAGCCGCTTCAGTTTTCCCTGTTCCAGCTGGAGCCACTAAAAGTAAGTTTTTTCCTTGAAGTATTAAAGGAATACTTTTTATTTGAGGAATAGTTAATTCACTAAATTTTTCTTTAAAAGCTTCAACAATTGGCTTTAAGAGTAATTTTAAAACTTCTTCGCTTTGATTATTTTCCATAATCAATCAATATTAAATAAATTATTAAAATGCTTGTTTTTAAATAATTATTTATTTTTAAGAAATACTTAAAAATAAATTTTAATTATTTTTCATTTTTTTAATATATAAAAAATAAATAGAAGTTTTTATTCACTTTTAGGAAGATTGAATGAGTATGTCCATTAATGAGTATGAAATAAGGGAAGATTGTTTATATACTGGAAAACATATATGGGTTAAAGTTGAAAAAGGGATTGCTACAATAGGAATAAGTGATTATGCTCAAAAGAAAATGCAAGAAATATTAACTGTCGAACTTCCTCATTTAAATGAAAGAATTGAAGCTGGAGAAATAATAGGCTCTGTAGGTTCTATAGATAGTGCTTTAGATATTATAAGTCCAGTAAGTGGAAAAATAATAGATGTTAATGAAGAATTATTAGATAATCCTGAATTAATAAACGAATCGCCATATGATAGAGGATGGATAGTGAAAATAGAAATGAAAAATGAAGAAGAATTATATGGTTTAATGGACCATGAAGATTATAGAAAATATATCGAAGAAATAGCTGAAGAATAAAGGTGTGAAATTTTTGAAATTTAATATTGAAGCATATATTCTTTTTACCTCCTCTCCGGAAAAAAAGGATATAGAAATAGCCATTGAAGAAATATATAAAAAAATATCTGCTAAGAAAAATGGAGAAGAAACAAAAATAATTGATATGAAATTTTTAAATGATAAAATATTTTTAAAAATTATTAGTGGAAAAAAGTATAGAGCTCATTCTTTTCTTTTGATGTTAAGAAATAAAATTGCTAAAGAATTAGAAAAAAGGAAAATAGGAATCAGAGAAATAAAAATAGAGAAAGCTGAAGCATGGATTGAAATTAAACAAAAACCATTAGAGGAAGTAAATCTACCCTTCGTAAAAAAAATAGATTTTAATGAAAATATTGCACATATAGTTTTTTCAAATATAGATGAAAAAGCTTTAGAAAAAAATTATATCGATAGAATAGTTCAATTATTAGAGAAGAAAATTTTAGCTCAATATATTACTGGAAAAACAGCACTTTCAAAAACAATTAAAGAATCTTCAAAAAAATTAGATAAATATTATTTTAAAAAAGATTTTACTGAAGAACTTATTAAAATAGGATGGATTAAAGAATTTCCTGCTAGAGGAATATGGCAGTATATGCCACCTTATACTGCTCTCATAAGAGCTATTGAAGCAGCTTTTATAGAAAACATAGTTAAAAAGATGGGATTCAAAGAAATGCTTTTTCCAAGATTAATTCCACTTGAAGTGCATATGAGAAAAGGACAATTAACAGGAACACCAAATGAAATGTTTTGGGTTTGCCCACCTAAATCTAGAGAGAAAAAATTTTTTGAATAT encodes:
- the gcvH gene encoding glycine cleavage system protein GcvH, giving the protein MSINEYEIREDCLYTGKHIWVKVEKGIATIGISDYAQKKMQEILTVELPHLNERIEAGEIIGSVGSIDSALDIISPVSGKIIDVNEELLDNPELINESPYDRGWIVKIEMKNEEELYGLMDHEDYRKYIEEIAEE